The genomic DNA ATTTTTAGGATAAGACATATTTTCCGGATGATGAATCATACGAAACCATTCATCATCATTCTGTTTACATGTCTCGGCGCTCTTGCCGGATGCGGACAGGATAATGTGGTGGCCCGATATGACGGTAAGATCATCACCGTGGATGAGTATCTCGAGGAATTCGATAATCTTCCGGAACATACCCGCGCATCAATAAATACCCCGGAGGAAAAACAAGAATTCGTATATCGCCTGATTCGCCGCGAACTCCTGCTGCAGGAAGCGGTCAGGATGGGCCTGGAATACGACGAGTCGATTCAATACAAGATTGAAACATACAAATCGAATCTCCTTATCAGTGAAATGCTAGAAAGGAAATTTTCCGGTAAAATAATCGTCACCGAGGCGGAAATCAAGGAATATTACACGAACAACCTCAATGATTTCACCACCGAAACCGTGGAGGCCAGTCACATCCTTGTCAAAACCCGGGAAGACGCAGAAAATGTTCTCGCATTGATTGATCGGGGAAGAAATTTCAATGATCTCGCCACCGAGTATTCCTTCGGCCCCGGAGCCGATAAAGGGGGAGTCCTGGGCGTGATCACCCGGGGCCAGATGATGCCTGAATTTGAAGAGGCCCTCTTTTCCCTGGAAAAAGAGGGGGACATCAGCCCCATCATAGAGACCGAATTCGGCTATCACATTATTCGCCTCGACACGCCGAAAACCACCATCGTCAAGCCTTACGACGAGGTCAAGGAAACCATCAGGGAGGTTCTCTCGGACCAGAAAGAAAAGGAGCTGTTCGAAAGCTTCATCCACGGTCTGGAAGACGAGGTGGATGTAAAAATCAACGAAACATTGCTTGAAGAACTGGGATAATACCATGAGATCATATGCCATGAAGGCTGTGTGGACCGCAGCGATTGTCATTTCGCTGTCTTTACTTTTCGCTCCTCTGGGATGCGAAAAGGCATCCGTCCCCATATCCAAGGGCGAGGTAGTTGCCACGGTCAACGACGTCGATATTACCGTTTCGGATTTCACCGCGGCCCTCACAAGCCTGAAAACCGAACTGAGCGAAGATACCCCCCTCAACGAAGACCAGGCGCGGATGATGAAGCTGAACCTCCTCAATCAGCTGATAGACAGAAAACTCCTGGTCGCCGAGGCGGAGGCCCTGGGGATAACGGTGACCGATGAGGAGATAGACGAAGCCGTAAATCGCATCATCGACGAATATCCAGACAGGGAGACATTCGACGCGCAGGTAAAGAGCGGCAATATTGATCTGGATCAGTGGCGCGGAGAAATTGAATACAAGCTGCTCTTGGAGAAACTGGTCGAATCCGCCCTGACAACGGAAATAGAGATAACACCGGAGGATATAGAGGCATATTACGAGGAAAACAGAGACGACTACAGCGCCGATGAGAAGGTCCATGCCCTCCAGATAATGGTCGAAACATTGGATGAGGCGGAATCGCTTCTCACGGAGCTCGAAAATGGTGCCGATTTTTCGAGCCTTGCCACCGTTCACTCCATATCCCCGGATTCGGCCCGGGGGGGAGACCTCGGATTTTTCTCACGGGATGAAATGCCCCCGGACTTCGAAATCGTCTTCGAGATGGAACCGGGCAAGCTCAGCAATGTCGTGGAAAGCCCGTATGGTTTTCACATTTTCAAGGTTCTGGAAAAATCCCCGGCCAAAGATATGACCCTTGAGGAAGCTACCCCTGAAATCATCGATAAATTGAAGAGAATCAAGGCCGAGGAAGAATACGGCATGTGGTTCTCTGAAATCAAGGAACGAGCACAGATAGAAATCAATCCGTCGGTATTGGACGACATTACGTTCTGATCGTTCAATCCATCGGAACGAAAACAGGAGGCATACTCTTTTATGAAAGCATTTGCAGTCAAAACAAAAACACCAGATGTACGTACAATCATCGCATACACCATCGGCACCCTCTTTCTCCTGACGGCCGTCATTGCACCGATACAATCATCCGCCGTGGAGATATCGGATCGAGTCATCGCCCTGGTGAACGATGAAGTCATAACCATGAGCGATCTCTTTGAAGAGGGGGGAGACGATGTAACCGGCGATCCCGACCGAGTGCTCAAAAACGGCATGACCGTCGCCGAGGCCCGGGAGATCATCCTCCAACAGCTTATCGCCAAAGCACTTCTGAACGATGCGGTCAGGGCATACGGCATCGAAGTGACAAGAGACGACGTGGATGACGCCATCGAACAACAGATGGAGGTGAACGGGCTTACCAAGGCGCAATTGATGGAAATCCTGGC from Candidatus Zymogenaceae bacterium includes the following:
- a CDS encoding peptidylprolyl isomerase, with product MARYDGKIITVDEYLEEFDNLPEHTRASINTPEEKQEFVYRLIRRELLLQEAVRMGLEYDESIQYKIETYKSNLLISEMLERKFSGKIIVTEAEIKEYYTNNLNDFTTETVEASHILVKTREDAENVLALIDRGRNFNDLATEYSFGPGADKGGVLGVITRGQMMPEFEEALFSLEKEGDISPIIETEFGYHIIRLDTPKTTIVKPYDEVKETIREVLSDQKEKELFESFIHGLEDEVDVKINETLLEELG
- a CDS encoding peptidyl-prolyl cis-trans isomerase, which gives rise to MRSYAMKAVWTAAIVISLSLLFAPLGCEKASVPISKGEVVATVNDVDITVSDFTAALTSLKTELSEDTPLNEDQARMMKLNLLNQLIDRKLLVAEAEALGITVTDEEIDEAVNRIIDEYPDRETFDAQVKSGNIDLDQWRGEIEYKLLLEKLVESALTTEIEITPEDIEAYYEENRDDYSADEKVHALQIMVETLDEAESLLTELENGADFSSLATVHSISPDSARGGDLGFFSRDEMPPDFEIVFEMEPGKLSNVVESPYGFHIFKVLEKSPAKDMTLEEATPEIIDKLKRIKAEEEYGMWFSEIKERAQIEINPSVLDDITF